From one Paeniglutamicibacter psychrophenolicus genomic stretch:
- a CDS encoding SCO4226 family nickel-binding protein, protein MAEFMDVHNHMQGLSAADLKAAHEADLALQGEEGVEFKRAWADPVSGKIFCLSEGPSAEAVQRVHERAGHLADEIYEVPLVV, encoded by the coding sequence ATGGCTGAATTCATGGATGTCCACAACCACATGCAGGGCTTGTCCGCAGCGGACCTCAAGGCTGCGCACGAGGCTGATCTTGCCCTTCAGGGCGAGGAAGGCGTGGAGTTCAAGAGGGCGTGGGCCGACCCGGTCAGCGGGAAGATTTTCTGCCTCTCCGAAGGCCCCTCCGCTGAGGCGGTCCAGCGGGTCCACGAGCGGGCCGGCCACCTGGCCGACGAGATTTACGAAGTGCCGCTGGTGGTCTGA
- a CDS encoding RecQ family ATP-dependent DNA helicase produces MDAYTPSIDSDLRSAATSILRSLVGRDDAQFHDGQFEAIEALVAGGRRALVVQRTGWGKSAVYFVASLLLRARGAGPTLIVSPLLALMRDQVAAASRAGVRAEAINSANALDWQSIAQKLDNDELDVLLVSPERLNNPVFRDTQLPALVARMGLLVIDEAHCISDWGHDFRPDYRRIKDLIQALPGNVPVLATTATANERVVHDVQEQLAVGGTEVFTLRGSLARESLRLGVLRLASPRSQFAWLLSHLNDFHGSGIIYTLTVSAAEDITRLLAEAGHKVLAYSGRTDTEERHRAETALKNNEVKALVATSALGMGFDKPDLGFVIHVGAPSSPVAYYQQVGRAGRGSINADVLLLPGPEDREIWRYFATSSMPDQQKANAVLQELAATTGPLSVPALEARVNIKRTPLELLLKVLAVDGAVERVSGGWIGSGAQWFYDAERYTRVAAARVAEQNAMLDYENLKTCRMEFLSRALDDPAAAPCGRCDNCAGVWFSDDIQASAKDSAQTALGRVGALVEARRMYPGGMEKLGVPLKGKIAPGFQAEDGRALARLTDLGWGGRLRALLESADEPDAPVPQAMLDACVKVLSEWKWSTRPVAVVSMPSRSRPQLVGSFAQGISTIGRLPYLGQLEYRDHGPRGGSGGNSAFRLAAVWDQFVVPAEMAEKLAGAPGPILLLDDLADSRWSMTEAARILREAGAPGVLPFVLGVAG; encoded by the coding sequence ATGGACGCCTATACACCCAGCATTGATTCGGACTTGCGCTCCGCTGCCACTTCCATCCTGCGTTCCCTGGTCGGCCGGGACGATGCGCAGTTCCACGACGGCCAGTTCGAGGCCATCGAGGCCCTGGTGGCCGGGGGCCGTCGGGCGCTGGTGGTGCAGCGCACCGGCTGGGGAAAATCCGCCGTGTACTTCGTGGCCTCGCTGCTGCTGCGGGCACGCGGGGCCGGGCCGACGCTGATCGTCTCCCCGCTGCTGGCGTTGATGCGCGACCAGGTCGCCGCCGCCTCCCGGGCCGGGGTGCGGGCAGAGGCCATCAACTCCGCCAACGCCCTGGACTGGCAGTCGATCGCCCAGAAGCTCGACAACGACGAACTGGACGTGCTGCTGGTGTCCCCGGAGCGGCTGAACAACCCGGTCTTCCGCGACACCCAGCTGCCGGCGCTGGTGGCGCGGATGGGCCTGCTGGTCATCGACGAGGCGCACTGCATCTCCGACTGGGGCCATGACTTCCGACCCGACTACCGCCGCATCAAGGACCTCATCCAGGCGTTGCCGGGCAATGTCCCGGTGCTGGCCACCACCGCCACGGCCAACGAGCGGGTGGTCCACGACGTGCAGGAGCAATTGGCCGTGGGAGGCACCGAGGTCTTCACGCTGCGCGGCTCGCTGGCCCGCGAGTCCCTGCGCCTGGGCGTGCTTCGCCTGGCCTCGCCGCGCTCGCAATTCGCCTGGCTGCTGAGCCACCTGAACGACTTCCACGGCTCGGGCATCATCTACACGCTGACCGTCTCCGCCGCCGAGGACATCACCCGGTTGCTGGCCGAGGCCGGGCACAAGGTGCTCGCGTACTCGGGTCGCACCGACACCGAAGAACGCCACCGCGCCGAAACCGCGCTGAAGAACAACGAGGTCAAGGCGCTGGTGGCCACCAGCGCGCTGGGCATGGGCTTTGACAAGCCGGACCTCGGGTTTGTCATCCACGTCGGGGCACCCAGCTCCCCGGTGGCCTACTACCAGCAGGTGGGCCGTGCCGGTCGTGGCAGCATCAACGCAGACGTGCTGCTGCTGCCCGGTCCGGAGGATCGCGAGATCTGGCGCTACTTCGCCACCAGTTCCATGCCGGACCAGCAGAAGGCCAATGCCGTGCTGCAGGAACTCGCCGCTACGACGGGGCCGCTGTCGGTGCCCGCGCTCGAGGCCCGGGTCAACATCAAGCGCACGCCGCTCGAGCTGCTGCTGAAGGTGCTGGCCGTGGATGGCGCCGTGGAGCGGGTCTCCGGAGGGTGGATTGGTTCGGGCGCCCAGTGGTTCTACGACGCCGAACGCTACACCCGGGTGGCCGCCGCCCGCGTGGCCGAGCAGAACGCGATGCTCGACTACGAAAACCTGAAGACCTGCCGCATGGAATTCCTCTCCCGCGCCCTTGACGACCCGGCGGCTGCCCCGTGCGGTCGCTGCGACAACTGCGCGGGTGTCTGGTTCAGCGATGACATCCAGGCCTCGGCCAAGGACTCGGCGCAGACTGCCCTGGGCAGGGTTGGTGCCCTGGTTGAGGCACGCCGGATGTATCCCGGCGGCATGGAAAAACTGGGTGTTCCGCTCAAGGGCAAGATCGCCCCCGGGTTCCAGGCCGAGGACGGACGGGCCCTGGCCCGGTTGACCGATCTGGGCTGGGGCGGCCGGTTGCGCGCCCTGCTCGAAAGCGCGGACGAGCCGGATGCACCGGTGCCCCAGGCCATGCTCGATGCCTGCGTGAAGGTGCTCAGCGAGTGGAAATGGTCGACCAGGCCAGTCGCGGTGGTCTCAATGCCCTCGCGGTCCCGCCCGCAACTGGTTGGATCGTTTGCCCAAGGCATTTCCACCATCGGCCGGCTGCCGTATCTGGGGCAGCTGGAATACCGGGACCATGGGCCGCGCGGCGGCTCGGGCGGCAACTCGGCCTTCAGGCTCGCCGCGGTCTGGGACCAGTTTGTGGTTCCCGCCGAAATGGCCGAGAAGTTGGCCGGCGCCCCGGGCCCGATCCTGCTCCTCGACGACCTGGCCGACAGTCGGTGGTCGATGACCGAGGCAGCCAGGATACTGCGCGAGGCCGGGGCCCCCGGGGTGCTTCCGTTTGTGCTGGGAGTGGCCGGCTAG
- a CDS encoding phosphomannomutase/phosphoglucomutase produces MGVSVEIDLSESFKAYDVRGIVGATINAEAVEAIGAAFVDVLGLSGQDVLVGGDMRPSSPEFSAAFARGAAYRGANPKMLGLISTDELYYAAGSLGCAGVVFTASHNPAAYNGIKMAKAGAVPVSSDTGLFDIRDLAQSYLDEGLPVSTEAPEGTVAEIDVLADYAAYLRELVDLTGIRPLKVVVDAANGMGGLTTPAVLGDTLLPGLPLEIIEMYFELDGTFPNHPANPLEPENLRDLRAAVIKHGADIGLAFDGDADRCFVIDELGNPVSPSAVTALVAVREIARARAAGEDTPVIIHNLITSRAVPEAVAAAGGRPVVTRVGHSFIKAVMAQEGAVFGGEHSAHYYFRDFYNADTGMLAAMHVLAALGHQDTPLSEFAAEYEPYVSSGEINSEVQDKAGAVARVLAEFTDAPVTVTRMDGTTVAATDGSYWFNLRPSNTEPFLRYNGEAIDTATMESIRNQVLSIVRSNA; encoded by the coding sequence ATGGGTGTGAGTGTGGAAATCGATCTTTCAGAGTCCTTCAAGGCCTACGACGTGCGCGGCATCGTCGGGGCCACCATTAACGCCGAGGCGGTCGAGGCCATTGGCGCCGCATTCGTCGACGTGTTGGGCCTGTCCGGACAGGACGTCCTGGTCGGCGGGGACATGCGCCCCTCCTCCCCCGAATTTTCCGCTGCCTTCGCGCGCGGGGCCGCCTACCGCGGTGCCAACCCGAAGATGCTCGGGTTGATCTCCACCGACGAGCTGTACTACGCCGCCGGCTCGCTGGGTTGCGCCGGGGTGGTGTTCACCGCCAGCCACAACCCGGCCGCCTACAACGGCATCAAGATGGCCAAGGCAGGCGCCGTGCCGGTGTCCTCCGACACCGGGCTCTTCGACATCCGCGACCTGGCCCAGTCCTACCTGGACGAGGGCCTGCCGGTGTCCACCGAGGCCCCCGAGGGGACCGTCGCAGAGATCGACGTGCTGGCGGACTACGCCGCCTACCTGCGCGAACTGGTCGACCTGACGGGCATCCGCCCGCTGAAGGTCGTGGTCGATGCGGCCAACGGCATGGGCGGGCTCACCACCCCCGCGGTGCTCGGCGACACCCTGCTGCCGGGATTGCCGCTGGAAATCATCGAGATGTACTTCGAGCTCGACGGCACCTTCCCCAACCACCCGGCCAACCCGCTGGAACCGGAGAACCTGCGCGATTTGCGGGCCGCGGTCATCAAGCACGGCGCCGACATCGGCCTGGCCTTCGACGGGGACGCGGACCGCTGCTTCGTGATCGACGAATTGGGCAACCCGGTCTCCCCATCGGCGGTCACCGCGCTGGTCGCCGTGCGCGAGATTGCCCGGGCCCGGGCCGCGGGCGAGGACACCCCGGTGATCATCCACAACCTGATCACCTCCCGCGCGGTGCCCGAGGCCGTCGCCGCGGCCGGCGGCCGCCCGGTGGTCACCCGCGTGGGGCACTCCTTCATCAAGGCCGTCATGGCGCAGGAAGGCGCGGTCTTCGGCGGGGAGCACTCGGCCCACTACTACTTCCGCGACTTCTACAACGCGGACACCGGCATGCTCGCGGCGATGCACGTGCTGGCGGCGCTGGGCCACCAGGACACCCCGTTGAGCGAGTTCGCCGCGGAGTACGAGCCCTATGTTTCCTCCGGCGAGATCAACTCCGAGGTCCAGGACAAGGCCGGGGCCGTGGCCCGCGTGCTGGCGGAATTCACCGATGCCCCGGTCACGGTCACCCGCATGGACGGCACCACCGTGGCAGCCACCGACGGGTCGTACTGGTTCAACCTGCGCCCCTCGAACACCGAACCCTTCCTCCGCTACAACGGAGAAGCAATAGACACCGCGACCATGGAATCCATCCGCAACCAGGTCCTCTCAATCGTCAGGAGCAACGCATGA